One Aegilops tauschii subsp. strangulata cultivar AL8/78 chromosome 2, Aet v6.0, whole genome shotgun sequence genomic window, AAGAAGAGTATCAAGTAAGGAGTACATAGTAAAAGAAACATGGTCAGTTTTACTAAACAATCTGCTCCTCAAGTTATGTTATGAAAAAACATATTCAGTTTTGAGACACCAACAAGAAAGATCCTTCATAGCAACAAACCAGCTAAACTAACATTCCAGTACtacccactgatacgtctccaatttatctataattttgttgttgtttcatgctattatattatcaatcttatatgttttatatgcaattttatatcatttttgggaactaacctattaactcagtgccatgtgtcagttcctgtttttgcCTATCTTATTGTTCGCAGAAAAACAacatcaaacgaagtccaaacatgTTGAGACTTtatgatgattttttctggaccaaaagggaccctagaagcttcgggaggaggccagaagacaTACCGGAGAGCCACAAGCTCACACGGCGCGCCACCTGAGCTTGTGGGTCCAACGTAGCTCCATTTGACCTAGTTCCACTTCTATAAATTCCCATAAATCTAAATTAGTGATTTCGTGATGTCCAACGTTTGGCTGGGGTGTAGTGTGGCTTCTATGGCCTGCGAGCCTTGTTCAAAAGAGTGGCACATTTCGTGTTCTAGAGTCTAGACAAGATGGGATTAACAGCCCAATGGTCCATGGGCGGGGTTCACAGTGGCAACGGATTTAGGGTCCCTGCCAGGGAGGCTCCTCCCAATCTCTCTCGTTGCACCGCCTAGCGAAAGAAGCGCTCACGCGCATGCTCGCATTGGCCGGCCCAACAGCGCGAGATCGCTTGCCCCCCACTCGCTTTCCTTTTTGTTTGATCTGTTGATAGGTGGATGGTTGACCGGTCATTCTTTGACTATAAAAGTCCCAAACAAATGAGGAAACACAAAACaatttttcatgaatttaagaaaaTTTCATAAAAACGTAAAAGAAATCATGAATTTGGAAAAGTTCTCGAACTTGGGAAATGTTCGTGGATACAAAAGTTCACGAATAAATGAagaaatttaaaattttaaaAAAGATTCACAGACTCGagaaatgttcacaaattcagAAAAAAGTTGATGACAATTTGGAAAACTATAAAAGAAAGTTCTACATTGAAAATTCAAGATCTGAAAAAGTTCATGCATGTTCCAAAAAAGAAAAATTCGGGAAGTTGACAAAAGTTCATCAATATTGAAAAAACTTTTGaaattagtttttttattttaaaACCTTCATGGtcttgaaaaaaagttcatggattcaGAAAAAAAGTTTCTGGATATGAAAACAATTCACgggatttgaaaaaaagttcacaaatttgaaaaggttcacgaattttgaaaaattcaaaaatttgtgtaatgttcatgaatttgaaaaaagttcatgcatTTGGAAAAAattaagaaagaaagaaaaaacagaatAAAACTGAACAAAACAGTTCCAAAAATGTTCATCCATTTTTTGAGGGGTAACAATAGAGAGAAGCTTCCCAAAACCAGGAAAAGGAACGCTTCCACTGATGCCTTCCCAAAACAAAAAGTACATTAGACTGAAGCTCTTCATGCCGAGGCGTCGGCCCTTCTGAATGCCATCCAGGTAGCCGAGATACAAGGGATGGGACGTGTTGTTTTTTAAACGGATTGCATGGCTCTCCAACATGCAGTATCCTCTACTAGCCTTGACCGTGGTCCTCTTGGTGTGCTCTTCAGGGAGGCAAAGTACAAGCTTCAGCTAGGATTTATTGATTTTCATGTTTCATATTGTCCTAGAAGTTGTAATAAACAAGCTCATATGCTGGCATCGTATGGGTGCCGGAGCAATGAGGAATGCCAAGCTTTATGGCCACCAAATCTCCCGCTTGATGTAACTGATGCTGTGACGTCGATTTGATCGGTCCATCATAAGTTTTGGGATGCAAGGTGTTCCAActtcaaaaaataataataataaaattgttGTGTGCATCTCACGGTGTAGAGGACGAGTACTTTTTTATAATAAAATAAAAAGACTCATTTGACGAGGCCCCCACCGCAAGCATCAAAAGAGACTACTTGAGGCGAAGCCGATCGATCGGTATCAAAATCGGCAGTTTTGGATCGACACGTCTGACTGGAACCGGTACTCCGTATATTTTTCTTCCAGGGGCTTTCTCACACCAGTGGTGCTTCATTGGTCAATGGAGCCATCCTGGAGGTGTTAATCCCCTAGGTCGTAAGCAACCAAATTTTTTAGTGATGTAATGGTAGCATCAAGATACAAAAAGGAGGTAAATTCTTTGCATATTTGGATTTATCCTATGATGTGGGGAGGCATTGCTGAAAAAAAATATAGGGAGGGAGGGCGAGTGACTTATTACTACAAACATACTCGCGGAATTTTCACTTTCATATTCCTAATCATAAACTAGAAATCACTATAAAGATATTTCTAAGAATATacgctatatatatatatctaccAAGATATTTAAGGATACACATAGAAACAGATATACACTATGTTCATGTGAGTATCACAAAATTAATCCTCGAAAATATGCATTTTTGCAGGAAAAAATTATAACATTTGTGGGATTGGAATTAAATAACTTCCTGAGCTGCGATGTATAAAAAAAATTTAACGTAACTTGTCTTGCAAACACTACTCCAGATTTGTTGTACATGCACATTTTCAATGATAAACATTAGAGTTGTAGCATAAGAACTATGATTAGTAATTACCAATATTACCATTTAAATATTTATTAGATGCTGTAAAAAAATATGATGTGATTTTGACATGATAAACATGATTATAAGCATAAAAGTTTAGTATAAATCATAATTTTATTTCTTTATTAAAATTATGATATTAGAtgttcatgaaaaaaatattttttaagGAAACATGATAAATATATTTGAATAATACTTGTTCATATTTCGCTACATGGTGTATGAAATTCCTCAATGGATTAATGATTTTAGATAGATTGTTTAACCACCATAATAGTGGGTTTTGTCATATATCCTCCATCATATTGAGTTTAGTAATCGGAACCAGTTGCCCTCCCGATGTCTGATAAAGACTCGATTAGACGAAGAGTCGTTCGTCCGATCTTTCACGGTACTCGATAAAAGAAACTGAATCTGTAGAAGAAATGTCGGATCTCGCGAGAGTCAAAGAAGCCGACGTAATGTCTTTGGTGGCTCCTGACTCGAGGCTTTTTCTGGTTTTTATTCAACTCAACTTCGAAACAAATCCCCTATACAAGACGTACCAAGCTACCTTTTATAACCTCGTCACAGTAGCCGTAAAGGCCTAAATTAATAACCAATTCGATCTCTCCAACTACTCGCACGATGGCCTCCATCTACATCTCGAAGAGAAAAAAAAGCTAACTAACATGACTTGTACATGGCCTTCTATATTCTAATAATCTAGTACTCCTTTTAATTAGGAAGCTAATTAATAAATCTGGCTACAATGATCACATAATATAGACTTGTTTGCTTGCAGGCTTTGAACTATCCCACTAGACATGAACATAGTATACCAATATTAATTTAGTGGAGGGGTTCCGAAATTTGGCTTCATCGTGTCCTTCTTCGGCTCCATCGGTGAAACCTCGAAGCAAAAGGCGCCAAGCTGTAACATGTTCAGACTTGTACATAATTTTTGTCCAATACTTGGAGCCGGCCCGAGCAAACCTTCAGCTGGAAAGATAATTGCAGCATTGATGGGCACATCGGTGTTGAGCTCTGCGTGTTGTGTTGTGGTAGTTATGTTAGGCACACCTACAATGATCAAGGTGGGTTGGACATTGAAACCTTGAAATATTAAAAACATGTGTTTACTCGGCAAATCGTTGTATAAGCTACTTAACGAGAAAGGCATTTTGCAAGAGTTGTTGCGTAAAAAGTGCGGGGCTTATGACCTCCAGGTGCTACCGGGTAGAAACGGATTACGCAGGATTTATTCAATCAATTTGACTGGGGAGCCACTCGTAGATTATGTCGATGAGCTATGTAATCTCGGATTCGACCGATTATAGTTATGTTATCTTCTTTTTAGTGTATTTTGTTTGATATTGAAACTTGCATCAGCTATCCTATCTTACTTGAGAATAAAAATCTGAAGAAAAATGAACAAAGTATCAACTATCCTAAAACTAGTTGACTTTAGTCCTGATCGTGTTGTCTTGCTAGGTGAAACAACATCTCCTGGACATTTGTAGAAATCACTGAATAATGTATTCATGTTCCACACAGGCATGCACAACAACCACTCCTTGAAAACAACAGATTGAGCCGGAGACTATCTGCTGATAGTTTTTTTTGCTTCTTCTTGTTGATCGCCTTCCGTCAGTGTCGACTGAAGATTTTTTTCCCGTGCACCTCACGGTGTAGAGGATGGGTACTTTTTTTTATAATAAAATAAAAAGACTCATTTGACGAGGCCCCCACGGCAGCCATCCAAAAGAGACCACTCGTGGCGAAGCCGATCGATCGATCGGTTATCAAAATCGTCAGTTTCGGATCGACACGTCTGACTGGACCACAGTGAGAGCACCAAGAAATATCTTGCTCTATTCGAAGCAGGGAGGCAACGAGGCGCCGCAACTAGTGACTGTCGGAAAGAGACGTGTGGAGGAGAACGGAGCGAGGCAGCAACATAAGGCTAGAGCGGTCGCCggcccacacacacacacatgcgcCCACATGCCGGCTGCTTCTTCGTGCGCGCGTTGACAGCCTGCCAGCCAGCCAGCCGAGAGCAGAGTAAATAATCAGCCGAGAGCAGAGGAGAGACGCAGAGAGAGAGGTGGCGGCCATGGCGGACGCCGAGGCCCCCTTCCTTCTGCCCGCTGAAGGCGACGAGGCGGCGCCGCTGGCCGGCGTCTCCGACTTCCGCGGCCGCCCCGTGCGCCGCGCCGGGTCCGGCGGCTGGCGCTCCGCCCTCTTCGTCTGCGGTGCGTACTCTCGCACCTACGCACGCGCCTTCTCTTCCCCTGCTTGCTCGTCCGTCAAGTAACAGCCTTCTTGATCGATCCGGCATGGGGTTGATTGCAGTGGTGGAGATCGCGGGCAGCTTCGCCTACTTCGGCGTGTCGGCGAACCTCATCACGTACCTGACGGGGCCGCTGGGCCACTCCAacgccgccgcggccgcagccgTCAACGCCTGGTCGGGGACGGCCTGCCTCATGCCGCTGCTGGGCGCCTTCGTCGCCGACTCCTGGCTCGGCCGCTACCGCTCCATCATCCTCGCCTGCACCCTCTACGTCCTGGTACGGTAAAAATCCTCCTTTTGCTTCCCGTTCACTTTTTACCTCTCTGTTCGCTGCACCATCACCAATCACCATCATGGTAGATGCTATCACACGTGAGACACGCGGTTTTTAAAATAACATGAGATAAGATCTGGTCGTCGCCGTGGTATAATGCTAGGCTGGAATGGAAAGATGTGCTCGAGTCGTGTGGGATCAACCAACCGAGTACTGGGTCCATCGCAAAGAATCGTCGGTGATGTCGACTTTGGACAATGCAGTACTGGACCTGATTACTGTAGCAAAAATCGGACTTTTGATTTTGAAAATCTCTACAACTATTTCTATTTGACACAGTACTGACATTTTTAGCACATGTTTGATATACTTGATTTCTTCTTGTTTTCTGTATATACATATAATATATATTATGTAGAAATTACTCTCTCCGGTCTTTGTACTAAGTCAgtgacacttattttgagacggagaGACTGTCAAAATTGTACTTGAACACTGTGCTGGTATCCATCGCGATAAACTTTTCTGAGAGCAACTGGTGTAATTAgtagtgtatatatatatatatatatatatatatatatattaaaaaAGGTCGTTGTCTTAACCCCGAGTAATTTGGTCAACAAATTGCACATGTTACCTGGGTCAACTTGTCTACTTGGCGGAAAAATAGTTTTGTTTGATGTAGTAGCTCTTTCGCTTGTGGGTTATCTCTTTCCAATTTGACAATTCCTCCTTCCGCGTTTGCCTTCTCTCTTGTCTCCCCAAAAACCCAATTTAGTGTAATTATGGATTCATTGTGTTCGTCGTTCGAAGTCGTGTCTTTGTTAAGATTATCATTTTTCTTGCAGCTCATAGTTATTTTGACTGCGACTTTGCAAATGTTATCATTATTTTAGCATATCGACTCCCAGGGTACTAGAAATGGGTTGTATATTAGTGCTACGAGGTGAAAGGTGAGGTTTTTTCGCCTTCCTGAAAGCCTCACATCTACTTAAACGGTCCACTCATACGAAACTCCAAAATCAAATATTTTTACTTCCCTGAAACTGGGTCAAGTTTTAGAGACAACTCAATCGCTCGTAATTTGAGTAAATTGCAACATAGAGTATCTACTTCATGTTAAACCTGACTTCAGTTTTTTTTTTTCACCATGTTGCACGAGATCATAAATTTTTACTATCTGAATTCTTGATGTGAATTGAGCTAAATTAGTCTAGGATATTCGTTTAGTTTGTCCCTCAACATTAAGAAGTTCAAAATATGGTTTTAAAAATATTGCCCTAGAAAATTAATAATTTCTTATAGTTTCGGTTTGTCCTCTACATTGAACACTAAACGTTAAGCAGACACTAACCAAGTTTTAAAATATGTGTGTATGCGTGCAGGGATATGGCATGATGACTCTAGTGACCACGCTCCAGACGCAGCGGTCATCGCCGGCCGGCGACATTCATTCCTCTTCCCGCCCTTCGTCGCTGCAGGTGGCCCTCTTCTACGCCTCGCTCTACCTCATTCCTCTCGCACAGGGAGCCGACAAGCCATGCGGCCTAGCCTTCGCCGCTGACCAGTTCGATGCCGACCACCCCAAGGAGCGCGCCTCTCGCAGCTCCCTCTTCAACTGGTGGTACTTCTCGATGGCCATCGGCATCTCCGTCGCCGTCGCTGTCGTCAGCTACATCCAGGAGAATGTCGGCTGGGGGATCGGCTTCGGCATGCTCTGTGCCATTATGTTATGCGCCTTCGCCGTCTTCCTCTCCGGCACCCCCACCTACCGCCTCTATGCGCCCACCCCGGGCGCCGAGAGCCCTTTCGCCCGCCTTGGTCGCAGCCTCGTGGTGCTCGGAAGGAGCTCGAGCTTCTTCCATACAAAAGGATACCAAGATGAAGACGTCGCGGCCAAGTCGGAGGAGGCGCGTGGCGTGCTGCGGCTGCTGCCGATCTGGGCGGCATGCCTGGCGTATGGCGTGGCGTACGCGCAGATCATGACTCTCTTCAACAAGCAAGGACGCACCCTGGACCGACGCATTTTCGGCGGCCTGGAGCTGCCACCGGCGGCACTTCAGACGCTGGGGCCGGCGAGCATCCTGTTGTTCGTCCCCATCTACGACCGCCTGCTGGTGCCGGCGCTGGGGCGCGCGACGGGCAAGCCATCAGGGCTGACTCTGCTCCAGCGCGTGGGCGTGGGCATGGTGGTGTCGATGAGCGCGGTGATCGTGGCAGCACTTGTGGAGGGCCGACGGCTGGAGACTGCGAGGGAGCACGGTCTGGTGGATGACGCCGGCGCGACGGTGCCGATGAGCTGGGCATGGCTGGTGCCGCAGTACGCGATGATGGGCGTGGCGGACGTGCTGACGGTGGTGGGCCTGCAGGAGTTCTTCTACGACCAGATGCCCCGCGAGCTGCGCAGCCTCGGCCTGGCGCTCTACTTCAGCGTCATGGGCATAGGCGGCTTCATCAGCAGCGCCCTCATCTCCTTCATCGACCGTGTCACCAGGAGCGGCGGTGGGGACGGCTGGTTCGCCGACAACCTCAACCGCGCCCACCTCGACTACTTCTACTGGCTGCTCGCCGGGCTCTCGGCCGCTGAGCTCGGGCTCTTCGTGTGGCTCGCCAGCTCCTACACctacaacaacaaccacaagaggcttcagcactgaGTGGTCACCGGATAAATTCCCGGTTGTGTAAAAAAAAACATGGTCCACATTGTTCGGTAGTAGGTAGGAAACAAAGAAATGCTAGTAGTATTAAGCGGATGGCATTTGTAATTGCAAATGTTAAAATGATGGGCGAGCCCATTGGAAATTGATGTATCCCATCTGATCTGAGGTGATGCAGCTTGCAATCATAGAGCGGTTGCGATCCATCTGGCCGACAGGTGCTGTGACGGTACTAGATTTCTTTATTATCAAGGGCTCCTCTGAATTGGTGTGTACTGTAGTGGTACGACAATTCAATCTTGTGTTCTTCATCGAGATTGCTCAACCTGGTAAAATAATGTTTGCTTTCGCGGGTTTGGTAAAATAATGTTGTCACAACTCCTGTGGTGTCCAACGACCTCATGATTGAGTATACTGCACTCTGTTTGGGCTCTGTTTCAATGAAGTAGACCAACAGGGACATCCCAAGGCAAAAAAAATCGAGATTACTGTTTCTCTCTGAAACATAGGTAAAATAACACCAGCTGTTCCGACAATGCATGTAACAGTTCTGCCTCTGCTTCTATATTGCTAATACACACTCCGTTTATTTTTACTCCTCGTATTATATTTTTTTGAAgccaaactttataaagtttgatcaaatttatattgaaaaatatcaacatctccgcccgcaaaaaaaaaaaaaaacatcaACATCTGCAACACCAAATAAATATAATATGAAAATATTATCCATGATAGATCTAATGATATTGATGTTGTATTGTGAATGTTAATATTTCAAACTTTGGAGAGTTTGACTTCAGACCAATTTAATACGTGGAGTAAAAGGAAATAGAGAGAGAGTAATAAAAAGCCGAAATGCAGTTGTTTCTTCGAGGAGACGTCGTCCAAAAATTGCACATGAACGCAGTCCCTGCCCCGAGTCTCCGCGTCCATAGCTGCCGTTCCTCGGCCTGCATCTCCGCATTCATGGTTGGCATCTCCGCGTCTGCGGCCGCCAGCAGGTCTCAGCACATTCGCAGCCGGCTTCTCCACATTCATGGCCAGCCTCACTGCACCAACAGAGGAATGGAGGAACGATAATTGCttttggaggccgagctccatagAGGCCTCTAAATGCAAAATTCAAAATTCATgaaatttcatatttttttacaaattctgaaaaaatacaAATATACATGAAGGCATAATTCCCAAGTGTGTAAATATTTTGGACGAAATACATTGAAATGAGGGCTGTGCAAGGGGCTTTTtaacacatgatactattcatCCTCCAAGACCatgaatttgttttttttgtaCAGGTCACATTTCAACGTATTTCATCCTGAAATTTTACACACGTACACCTCACATCGTTGTTTACTTGTACAccttttttcagatttttttttgaaacagagaattttgaatttttcaaaaattCGGCCTCCATGGAGGCCGAGATCCAAAACACCCTACTcaatggagggagtattatattTGACAAATACACGATGGTCGAATGTGCTCTTAATTTTGGCAATTTCATGTCTTCTTATATGTAACCTTGTAAAAAAGTTTACTTCATATAGAATGGACAACACTCATGAGAAGCATTTGAAAAAACGAAGGTTGGTGTCTTAATCTCGAGTAACTTGGTCAACAAAGCGCACAAGTTCCCTGGGTCAACTTGTCCACTTGGCGCCAAAATAGTTTTTTGTATCTATCTCTTTCAAGAATGACATTCCTATTTCTGAATTTTTGTACTACCACTCCCCTAAAAACCTATTTACTTGTAATTTTGGATTCATCATTTTCATCGCTTGGCTTTGTCTTAGCTAATATTATATTTTTCCTTGTAGCCTGTAGTTGTTTTGACTGCAATCTAGCATATCTACTTATCGGGTGCTAAAAAGGGGTTATAGCCGAGTGTTACGAGCCGAGAGGTGAGGGATTTCCGCCATTCCTAGAAACCGAACAAAGTCTCACATCTACCAAAACGGTCCACTATATCATACGAAACTCTAGAAATTTAGTATCTTTGCTTACCTAAAAGTAAGCCAACTATTAGATACAATCCAATAATTCCCTCATAAAACTCTGCTCCATGTTATGTGTTCATTCTTTTTAATATTTTTGTTGTAGGGTTAAGCAAACACTGATGCGATAAGTATTGCTAGTCTGCTATTCGCAACCTGCGAAATTTGGATAAAGATTTTAGACGTGTAGATAGAAAGTATACCATTATAACTAGTGCTTCATATTTGCTCAATAATTAAAGTAAAGTAAATTATAATGCAGAGCATCTACTTTATCAGTGCCAAGTTGCCACCCCTTTCCCTGATGAAATCGTGTCGACAATGAGCGCCCTGAAGAAACTGCGACAAGGGAAGTTGGTGGTCAACCCCGGCACAACATTCGGGAAGAGCACCACCACAGCCACCTCCATCGTCGGTGCATCCTCCCCGCCGACCGCTAGAATGCAGCGGCACCCGATAACAAAGGCCTTGGAGGTCGCAGCGGCCGGAAAAAAATACCACCATGCCAACGGCCCCATGTCCATGTCCGGTCAAGCTGCTGGATCGTACTCCTCCTCCGTGGCCAACGGAAGTGGTTGGACCATAAGCGATGACAAGGTGAGAGGTAAACTTTTTTTTTTTGGCTATTTATGTTGCAACTTGCAATGCTTTGATTTAACGAAGAATCCTGGATGATGTTACAAGACACCAACCAACGAAACCATGTGCTAAGCTAGGCTATGTTTCTTCTTCtgaccatatatatatatatatatatgtatatatatatatatatatatatatatatatatatatatatatatatatatacatatatatatatatatatgcatggcCAATACAACACGTACCTCTACTCTTTGTTTGTTCAGAAGGGCACACTAAGCTTGGACGAATCCAGGAGCATAGTCTACTTAACATAATATCTTCATCCTCAGCGatacttattttggaacagatgAAGTACATGCCAAGTTCATCTTCTCCGGTGACAAAGGGTTAAACTAAACCGGCCAGAAGGCTATAAGCTCTCTGTTCACTATGAAGCAACTTTTTAACGCAGTGCCCCGGAGATCAGGTTATCAGGATATATTAGCTGAACATGCATTAGTTACTGCCACGATTGGACACATACGACATGGGTCAATGAAATCTGGAGTGAAGACGATTAGCACACTACACATTCACACCTCTTTAGGCCCTGTTCGGAATCCCACCAGCTCCGCCAAATACCGGGAGCTGCGGAGTCAGGAAACAGACGCTCCGCATTTCCCAACTAACTCCACCTGAAGCGGAGGTACTCCGAACAGGGCGTTAGACTATGCCTTTTTCACTCCCTCCTAGTAATTCTGCCCCTACCAGCCCAGCCCACTAAAGCCCATCAAGTATCGTATTATCTCAAAACGACAACCATGCCAGGGTAGAAGCCCAGGCAGACGGCCAAGAGCGCGAAGCATGTTCGAAACTCCTCCAGCTTCTAACTCCATCAACTCTACAGATGATTTTGACCCGAACACTTGGGCTTCAAGAAGCTAAATTGTTGAAGTTGAGCTCGGCTGCAGTGCAAAATTCTAGAGGAGTGTCGGCCCAGCTCCATCGATTGAAGAATCTGGAGTTTGCCTAATTTATATCAGCATGCCACCGCTAAACATACTGTTTTGCTGCCTCCCGCGAAAACCTACCGATTCGTTTGCCTAATACATAGGCTGGCTGGCCGACCTGGGCTGGTTCCAGCCGCCCCATTATGGCGCTCAAACAGGCCACCAAATGCGGCGAGCCCATGGTGGATTCCTGCCTTTGGGTGGAGTTGGAAGATGCCATGAAAAACTGGATTCGAGGAATCCGGGGAGTCGGTAGGAGATACCGAACATGCCCTAAGtgtttagtactccctccgtccgaaattACTTGTCACATAAATGAATGTATTtaaactaaaatacatctagatacattcatttcaacgacaagtatttccggacaaAGGGAGTAGCTCCGTAGCTGCCAGCTTTTTCAGCTTCATGGTCGGAGCTAGGCCGAACGTCCTAACT contains:
- the LOC109769819 gene encoding protein NRT1/ PTR FAMILY 5.10 codes for the protein MADAEAPFLLPAEGDEAAPLAGVSDFRGRPVRRAGSGGWRSALFVCVVEIAGSFAYFGVSANLITYLTGPLGHSNAAAAAAVNAWSGTACLMPLLGAFVADSWLGRYRSIILACTLYVLGYGMMTLVTTLQTQRSSPAGDIHSSSRPSSLQVALFYASLYLIPLAQGADKPCGLAFAADQFDADHPKERASRSSLFNWWYFSMAIGISVAVAVVSYIQENVGWGIGFGMLCAIMLCAFAVFLSGTPTYRLYAPTPGAESPFARLGRSLVVLGRSSSFFHTKGYQDEDVAAKSEEARGVLRLLPIWAACLAYGVAYAQIMTLFNKQGRTLDRRIFGGLELPPAALQTLGPASILLFVPIYDRLLVPALGRATGKPSGLTLLQRVGVGMVVSMSAVIVAALVEGRRLETAREHGLVDDAGATVPMSWAWLVPQYAMMGVADVLTVVGLQEFFYDQMPRELRSLGLALYFSVMGIGGFISSALISFIDRVTRSGGGDGWFADNLNRAHLDYFYWLLAGLSAAELGLFVWLASSYTYNNNHKRLQH